One genomic region from Sporomusaceae bacterium FL31 encodes:
- the bclA1_4 gene encoding exosporium glycoprotein: MDKYGRPYYGLTGDSENVKDRDKHYHQHHYHKNYNCLPDPCCFVGPPGPIGPTGLTGTTGATGVTGPTGPTGPTGPTGPTGLTGTTGATGATGVTGPTGPTSATGATGATGATGATGATGAGATGATGATGATGAPGATGATGATGATGAGTTGATGATGATGATGATGVTGADGLVGATGATGATGATGATGATGATGATGATGATGATGVTGADGLVGATGATGSTGATGATGATGATGATGVTGADGLVGATGATGSTGATGATGSTGATGAGATGATGATGATGATGATGATGVTGTTGPAVALQGLQVQLQDVEAVSVAAGAPIIFDTTVSDQSLVITYAAGTVTITLPGVYYIDWWVSVDGIEGGTAIVPTFAITTSAADNIQASSPLITDQMSGTALIAVAAPPVTLQLVNATDSTIGFGLTPIRANLTIINVTV; the protein is encoded by the coding sequence TTGGATAAATACGGAAGACCATATTATGGTTTGACTGGTGACTCAGAAAACGTAAAAGATCGCGATAAACACTATCATCAACACCATTATCATAAGAATTATAATTGTCTACCTGATCCTTGCTGCTTTGTAGGCCCACCAGGACCTATCGGACCTACTGGACTTACCGGTACAACTGGTGCAACTGGGGTTACCGGGCCCACTGGTCCCACTGGTCCTACCGGCCCTACTGGTCCTACCGGACTCACTGGTACTACTGGTGCCACTGGTGCCACTGGCGTTACCGGGCCTACCGGACCTACCAGCGCTACCGGCGCTACCGGCGCTACTGGAGCTACCGGTGCTACCGGTGCTACCGGAGCTGGGGCTACTGGGGCTACTGGGGCTACTGGGGCTACTGGTGCTCCTGGGGCTACTGGCGCTACCGGTGCTACCGGCGCTACCGGTGCTGGCACTACCGGCGCTACTGGCGCTACTGGGGCTACCGGCGCTACTGGGGCTACCGGGGTCACTGGGGCTGATGGTCTTGTCGGTGCCACCGGCGCTACTGGTGCCACTGGCGCTACCGGCGCTACTGGGGCTACTGGGGCTACTGGGGCTACTGGGGCTACCGGCGCTACTGGGGCTACCGGGGTCACTGGGGCTGATGGTCTTGTCGGTGCCACCGGCGCTACCGGCTCTACTGGTGCCACTGGCGCTACCGGCGCTACTGGGGCTACTGGTGCTACCGGGGTTACTGGGGCTGATGGTCTTGTCGGTGCCACCGGCGCTACCGGCTCTACTGGTGCCACTGGCGCTACCGGGTCTACCGGTGCTACTGGGGCTGGTGCTACTGGAGCTACTGGAGCTACTGGGGCTACTGGGGCTACTGGGGCAACAGGAGCAACTGGTGTTACAGGCACTACTGGTCCAGCAGTGGCTTTGCAGGGATTGCAAGTACAACTACAAGATGTGGAAGCCGTCTCGGTTGCAGCTGGAGCCCCTATCATTTTTGATACAACAGTGAGCGACCAATCATTAGTAATAACCTATGCTGCTGGCACGGTGACAATTACGCTGCCAGGAGTATACTATATCGATTGGTGGGTATCAGTAGATGGTATCGAAGGCGGAACAGCTATAGTACCGACCTTTGCTATTACTACTTCTGCAGCTGATAATATTCAGGCGTCAAGTCCACTGATAACTGACCAAATGAGTGGAACGGCACTGATCGCAGTTGCTGCTCCACCGGTAACACTACAACTGGTAAATGCTACTGATAGCACGATCGGCTTTGGACTTACTCCAATTAGAGCAAACTTAACGATTATTAATGTAACAGTTTAA